In the genome of Propionispora vibrioides, the window CTGCAGGTATATGCCGGAGCTAAGCTGGATGCTGCAAACTATTTATCGTTAAGCGGTTGCACTGCCGCCATAAGTGGCATATAATACTATATATATTCCAATATGGGAATATAGTAATATACGTAAGACAAGATGGTGATGTATATGAAGCATGTAGATGTTCTTAAAGCCCTGGCCGATGAGAACCGGCTGGCCATACTATGTTTTCTCCAAAGCGGTCAAAAGTGTGTTTGTGAAGTTGAGCAGGTACTAGCCATCTCCCAGTCGGCTACGTCCAAGCACCTGGCGCGGCTGCGGCTGGCGGGCCTGATTGAGGCGGAGAAAAAAGCGCAGTGGGTGCACTACCGGATCTCGCCGTCCCTTTTTGTGGAATACCCCTTTGTCAAAGAACTTCTCGCTGAGGTAAGCCCGAACTATGCTTTTGATATGAGCAACCTCAAAAAAATGAATTGTGATCAATAACGGAGGAAAGGGGCCAATGATGTGAAACGAGTGGCTTTTATCTGTGTTCATAACTCCTGCCGGTCACAGATGGCGGAAGCCTTTGGCCGGATATTGGGTTTAGGGGTTATGGAAGCCTATTCGGCAGGTACTGAGACACGCCCGGCAATTAATCAGGATGCCGTTCGGATCATGAAGGAAATCGGTGTGGATATGGAGCTTTTGCAGAAGCCCAAACTGCTGGAGGACATTCCGGCTGTCGATATTGTCGTTACCATGGGCTGCAATGTGAGCTGTCCGCTGCTGCCGTGCCAACACCGCGAAGACTGGGGTTTAGACGACCCTTCCGGCAAGAGCGACGAGGAATTCAGAGTAGTTCGCAACTTGATTCAAGCTAAGATGAAAGATCTGCTCCGGCGGCTTGAGTCTGGCGCAGTATAAAAAATCATAGGGAGTGTATGGGGATGAAATCAATCATAATTTATGATCCGGCCATGTGCTGTTCGACCGGCGTCTGCGGACCCAGTGTCGATACCGAGCTGTTGCGGGTAGCCACAGTCATTGAAAATCTGAAGGCAAGCGGCGCCGATATCAAACGGTTCAATCTCTCGGCGCAGCCAGAAGAGTTTGTAAAACATCCGGTGATCAGCCAATATCTGAAAGATAACGGCCCGGAGATTTTACCGGTAACGTTGGTCGACGGTCAGGTCGTTAAAACCAAGGTGTATCCAACGAATGAGGAATTTAGCCAGTGGACGGGTCTGGACATTCAAACTAAGACAAAAGAAGGTGGCTGCTGCTGTGACGGTGGATGCTGTTAGTACGGGAAAAACCGGCTTGGCGATGCAGGGGTACCACCCATCCCGCTTAGAGTTGACAAAATATTTCTTTTTCACCGGCAAAGGCGGTGTAGGGAAAACGTCTGCTGCCTGCGCCACGGCGGTGAATCTGGCCGATAGCGGCAAACAGGTCATGCTGATCAGCACCGATCCGGCCTCCAATCTGCAGGATGTTTTCGGCGTGGAGCTTGATAATAAAGGAACGAACATTCCGGAAGTGCCCAATCTGACGGTAGTGAATTTAGATCCCGTGCAGGCGGCTCAGGAATACAAGGAAAAGGTCATTGGGCCGTATAAGGGGATACTGCCGGATGCGGTCATCGCCAATATGGAGGAACAACTATCCGGTTCCTGTACGGTGGAAATTGCCGCATTTAATGAGTTTTCGCATTTTTTAACAGATACAACTATCAAAGACCGGTATGAGCACATTATTTTTGATACGGCACCGACCGGTCATACGCTTAGAATGCTGCAGTTGCCGTCGGCCTGGAGCAACTTTATCAGCGAGAATACGCACGGTGCTTCCTGTTTGGGCCAATTGTCCGGTTTGGAAAGTAACAAGGACATGTATAAACATGCCGTAACAACCCTGGCCAATCCGGAACTTACTACCGTTATGTTAGTTTCCAAGCCGGAAAAGACTCCTTTGCTGGAGGCTAAACGGGCAGCGGAGGAACTTAAGGAGCTGGGTGTAGCAAATCAAAGCCTGATTTTGAACGGCGTGCTGGAATTGGATACTACGACCGATGAAACGGCGTTGCAGCTCTGTCATAAACAACAGCAGGCTTTGCAGCAGATTCCGGAATACCTGCTGACGCTGCCGGCCTACTATATCCCCCTGCGGGCCTATAACGTCTATGGGATTTCGCATATTCGCGCCATGCTTACCGAGAAATACTTGGGCGAACAGCCGGTGACCAATCCGTTGGCTCCGGTACATTCATTGAAGCAGCTGGTGGATGAACTGTATACCGGTCAGAAAAAGGTGATTTTCACCATGGGCAAGGGCGGTGTGGGGAAAAGCACGCTGGCGGCGGCTATCGCCTTAGGCTTAGTGGAAAAAGGGGCAAAGGTACACCTGACCACCACCGATCCGGCGCATCATTTGCAGTTTTTGCTTACCGATAGTCCATTGTTACAGGTAAGCCATATTGATGAACAGGCAGAGCTGGCAAAATACAAGGAAGAAGTGTTGGCTAAAGCGAGAGAAGCTTTGGGCAATGCCGATCTGGCCTATATTGAAGAAGATTTGCGGTCGCCCTGTACCCAGGAGATTGCCGTATTTAGGGCTTTTGCCGAAATCGTTGAGCAGGCGGATAACCAGGTGGTGGTGATTGATACGGCGCCGACCGGTCATACTTTGCTGCTGCTGGATGCCACGCAAAGCTATCATAAGGAGATTGAAAAAAGCCAGGGAGATATTCCGGCGAGTGTGAAAAAGCTATTGCCCCGGCTGCGCAATGCAGCGGAAACGGAGGTAGTGATTGTCACTTTGCCTGAAGCAACCCCGGTCCATGAAGCGGCCCGCTTGTCCGAGGACCTGAAACGGGCGGGAATTCCCTCTGCCTGGTGGATCGTGAACTCCAGTTTTTATCTGACTGCTACGCAAAGCCCGTTGTTAAAAGCGAAGGCCCAAAGTGAAGTCGAGTGGATTAACCAAGTGACCGCTCTTTCACAAGGGCATACGGTTGTCATACCATGGTATGACAATGAGCTGCAGCAGCAGGAATTAGTAGAGCTTGTCCGGCAATAGTGAACAATGCTTGCCATGGTGACTGGCGAACAAAGAACAGACGAACAAACAGCAAGCCGCTGCGGAATTCATATGAATTCTGCAGCGGCTTGCTGTTTTCTTGACCTTTCCATGCGGCCTTTTTTGTCTGTAGAGAGGCATGCTTGTTTAGCGAATATAGCCGTTAGTAAAACTTTCTGCTACATTGCCGGAAGGATTTTTGGCTTGAAGGCTGTTCGACAATATTGTTAGAATAAGACCAGATAATCAATGGCGCCTTTGATATCTATGGGAAAATGCAACGTATTACTTTTGTTCTGAGTAGGAGGGGGAATCCATTTGTCATTGACAGAATTATTTGACGAATCTTTGATCGAACTTAATGGAAATTTTTCTTCGCAAGCGGCTTTTTTTAAAGCAGTTTCTTTGAAACTTCAAAACTTGCAATATGTTAAAAATGGTTTTTTTGAAAAAATTCAAGAGAGGGAGAAAAAATTTCCGACGGGTTTAAAGACTAAATCTTTTAATGTAGCCATTCCACATACCGACCCGGAATATGTAAATCGTTCCTTCATCTATGTGATTAGGATGAGAAACAGCCTTCCTTTTTGCCAAATGGGCACCGATCCGCTGGATGGCGATTTTGTATATCCCAAACTGATTTTTTTGTTGGGAGTTACTAAGGGAGAGTTGCAATTATCAATATTGCAATCTTTGATGAAGCTTTTCTCCCATGAAGAGCAAATGACTAATTTGTTGGAATTTGAAGAAGCAAAAGATTTTGTACAGCGTATAAGAGAATTTCTGAGTTGTTCTAATTTCGTGATTTGAAACAGGTATCACTATGATGTTACTTTGTGCTCTTGATGTACCGTAAGTCTGGCTGTGTCGTGAAAAACCAAGAAAGCAGTTATGGGATAATATTTAACTATGAAAAAAGGGGTGATTTTATGAAAAGATTAAAAATCATATCCGTGTGCGGTTCAGGAACAGTAACTAGCTCTATGGTTGCTAATAATGTTAAAGACTTATTGGAGGACAATGGTATATCAGCTACTACGGTTGAGGTTAATCCTGGTGGAGTGGACCAGTTAGTCAACTCAGGAACTTATGATTTGATTGTACATACCAGTCCGCTTCTTCACACTTATGAAATTCCTACGATCAATGCGGTGGGTTTTCTGACCGGTATGGCAGAGGAAGAATTTATCGAAGAATTGCTTAAAACAGCCAAAGAACTCGTTAAATAGGATATATCTCTGGCTAACCTAGCAAAAATAAGGGGGTATTTACATGTTGGAAATACTGTCGAAAATTATGGGTGCCTTTGGTGCGTCCATTATTGTGCCGGTGGTTATTTTAATCATTGCGCTTTTTTTACACGTAAAGCCAAAAAGAGCATTCCAGTCTGCGTTAAATGCAGGGATAGGGTTGATTGGATTTAACATGTTGATTGGGGCGTACACACCGATTGTCACACCTGTGGTCAATCGTATGGTAGAGCATACTGGCGTAAACTTACGTATTTTAGACACCGGCTGGCAGGCCACCAGCGTTGTGGCCTATTCTACAGAAGTAGGGATGATCTTTTTAGGACTCGGCTTATTACTTCAATTTGTCCTATTTGCCGTGAAATTTACCAATATTTTTATGCCGTCAGATCTTTGGAACAATTATTCCTTTATGTTGTGGGGGTCCATGCTGTTTCTTGTTACGGACAATATGATTCTTGCTATTGGGTTGATGGTACTTGGAAATTTATACACGCTGTTGTTCTCTGAAGTGATAGCAAAGCGGTGGGCAACCTATTATGGATATCCGGGGACGACAATATCTGCACCCCATGATGTGGTGCAAGTTCCTTACGGACTTTTGATGGACTGGATTTTAACTAAGTTAGGCGCGGATAAAGTCCAGTGGAATCCTACATCGGTGCAGCAACGAATTGGATTTCTAGGTGAACCGACCACCCTGGGATTTATACTTGGAATTATTCTTGGGGTCGCGGGTAACTATATGCGGTTAGATGAACTGAAGGCCTGGGGAGAAATTATGATGGTGGGTGTATCTACAGCAGCCATTATGGCGATTTTCCCAAAAATCGCGGGTGTTTTTGCTTCTGCTTTTACAAGTATTACGGATGCATCGAAGAAATCGGCCAAATCATCCGGTAAAGACCGGCAATGGTATCTTGCCATCAATGATGCCGCCGGATACGGTGAGCCTGCAACGTTAATTTCAGGGTTACTAATGATTCCGATTATATTGGTACTGGCCATTTTCTTACCGGGGAATGAAACGTTACCCATGGTAGACCTGATCGCAATACCGTATATCATTCAACCCATTGTTGCAATTTCCCGAGGGAATATTTTTAAGACTCTCATCTCCGGGCTTATCTTACTGGTTATGAATCTATATCTTATTACAGCAGTGGCGCCCATCTTTACAAATGTTGCACAGAGTGTGGGGGTGTCAATCCCGCCAGGTGCACTCATGATTGCAAGCTTTGTGGTACTGGGGAATTATTTCCTGGGAACGTTGTTCTTGATTTTTCTCACGCAAAATCCACTTTGGATCGGTCTTTCTATACTAGTTTATGTCATACTTTTCTTCATAATCAAAAAACATAAAGAGACTATTATAAATTATATGGAGCATGAACCGGCAATTCTGAAAAATGAAGGAGACAGCGGATATTCGCATTCATAATCTGAAAGCTCCGTGGCTAGGAAGGTTTCTGATGGATTTTAGAGGAGGCATAACAAATGAAAGCGGTTGTAATTGGGGATGCGTTGGTTAAAAGTGAAACACTAACAGATGCTGTTGGACAAATGAATTTAGGAAAGTTAACTGAGATAAAAAAAATCGAATGGTATTCTGATTTGACTAAGGATCAATTTCAAGAACATATTTTGCAGATAGAACGATATGGGCCTGAAAAAGTTGAAATACCTCAGGGTATTTTAGAGGCTTTGCAGGACGCTGACTATTTGTTTGCACATTATGCACCTATATCGGCGAGTATGATCAAAAGCGCACCAAAATTAAAAATGATTGGGACTTGCCGTGGTGGAGTGGAAAATGTCAATCTATCTGCGGTCAGAGAGCGCAGACTGCCATTTTTACATGTTATTAGAAATGCAGAACCTGTCGCGGATTTTACGCTTGGCCTGATGTTTGCTGAGACCAGGAATATTGCCAGAGCGCATCTTGCGATAAAAAGCGGGCAGTGGAGAAAAAACTTTTCCAATGATCCCTATAAAACGACGTTGGCCAATATGACGGTTGGTATTATTGGCGCCGGCTATATCGGCAGATTGGTAATCAAACGCTTGAATGCACTGGGTGTTAAGGTAATGGTATATGATCCATATGTAGATCCGGCGATCTTTGAGCGTGACCAGCTGAAAGTGGAATTGCGATCTATAGAGGAAGTTTTTAAGAATGCAGATATTGTTTCTTTACATATGCGGGTAACCGAAGAAACGAAAAATCTGATTAGTAAGGATTTGATCCAACTCATGAGACCGGGAGCTTATATTATCAATACAGCTCGGGCGGACATTTTAGTCAAGGATGATCTTGTCGCTGCGTTGCAGAATCGGAAGATTGCCGGCGCTGCCCTGGATGTCAGTTGGATTGAGCCGATACCTGAGGGAGATCCGCTGCTTTCCCTAGACAATCTTACAATGACAACTCACATTGCAGGTGATACGGTAGATGCTATTCCCAGGGCGCCTTATCTCCTTAAAGATGTTGTTAATGCGTATCTGGAAAAGGGCTATAGCGATATGCTAATCAGATAAATTTATTCAATAGATGAGGAGTAAAAAAACATGTTAATGGAAAAAGAGCGGAAGCTTATTGTGGAGTACGGGAAAAAACTGATTAATTCCAACCTCACCAAAGGAACGGGTGGCAATATCAGCATGTTTAACCGGGAGTTAGGTTACATGGCAATTAGCCCGAGCGGTATAGATTATTTTGAAACGCAGCCCGAGGATGTTGTAATCACCGATTTAGATGGAAATACGGTGGAGGGATTTCGCAAGCCATCCAGTGAAAAAGATATGCATCGCATTTACTATCAGAAAAGTAGAGAGATTAACGCGGTTATTCATACTCACTCCATGTATAGTACGATATTGGCGACTTTAGGCTGGGAGCTTCCGGCAGCGAATTATTATATAGCGATTACCGGCGGTAAAAATGTTCGTTGTGCGAAATATGCTTCTTTCGGAACATGGGAATTAGCAGAGAACTCTTTCCAAGCCATGCAGGGAAGAAAGGCATGTTTTTTAGCAAATCATGGCTTGCTGACTTGTGCAGCCGATCTACCCGGTGCTTTTGTCATTGCTGAAGAAACGGAACGGATGGCAGAGATTTATTGCCGGGCAAAAACGTTGGGAGAGCCAAACTTACTAAACGATGCTGAGGTTGAGGTAATGCTGGAAAAGTTTAAGTCTTATGGACAATAGCAGATAAATTAGGTTTAGGGCGTGTCTTCAAACTGTTCCAGAGAAGATATACATGAGAAGTTGATCCATTAGACGGATAATTCTCTTGTATATCTTCTGCCTTATAAAATTAAAAGTTACTAAATTTGGTGTAATGTTGGGTACTAATAATTTCAAAGATACATCTTATCAAACTGGCGAAGAAATATAACAATACCAAGGAGTAGTAGGATGAAAAAACGTAGTGTGGACATTTTACAAAAAATATTATCTTATGATAGTAGTATCTTAAACATCACAAAACTGGCGGAACTACATCAAGTTTCACAAAAAACACTTCGCAATGATATTGCAGATATTAATTTGTTTTTAAAACAGTTTCAAATCCGGCCGATTGAAATCGTAGATAATGGTATTTTAAAAATAGGTACGAACATCAATCCGGAGTTTGTAAAAGATCAGATTTTTAAATTAGACAGCTATTCCTATAAATTATCTCCCGAGGAAAGGCAGCTTTTAATCTTGACTGTTTTGCTTAAACAAAAAAGTTATCTTACAATGGATTATTTAGCAGAGATGTTAAGTGTTAGCAGAATTACTATATTAAGTGATGTTGAGTCGGCTAAGGAAATATTAGCGGAGTTTACAATCGAATTATGTTCGAAAAGCAGTAAAGGCATTTATTTAAAAGAAACCAATATTATGAAGATACGCATGATGCTAATCGAGCTTTGCCGGCGTGTTATTGTGGATATAAAAAGTGACGGCTATTTTCAAAGACTGATTTTATCTCAAATGAATACCAGCTATTCTCTCCACTCTGCCATTGCGATTTTACAGGATTTTGAACGGGAAAAGAATATGTACTTTTCCGATTATGTTTTTTATGAACTGACTTTGTATCTATTTATATGTATTAATCAATTATCCGAATCTACGGCAGTTCCCTGTGAACAGAC includes:
- a CDS encoding PTS sugar transporter subunit IIA: MSLTELFDESLIELNGNFSSQAAFFKAVSLKLQNLQYVKNGFFEKIQEREKKFPTGLKTKSFNVAIPHTDPEYVNRSFIYVIRMRNSLPFCQMGTDPLDGDFVYPKLIFLLGVTKGELQLSILQSLMKLFSHEEQMTNLLEFEEAKDFVQRIREFLSCSNFVI
- a CDS encoding PTS galactitol transporter subunit IIC, with product MLEILSKIMGAFGASIIVPVVILIIALFLHVKPKRAFQSALNAGIGLIGFNMLIGAYTPIVTPVVNRMVEHTGVNLRILDTGWQATSVVAYSTEVGMIFLGLGLLLQFVLFAVKFTNIFMPSDLWNNYSFMLWGSMLFLVTDNMILAIGLMVLGNLYTLLFSEVIAKRWATYYGYPGTTISAPHDVVQVPYGLLMDWILTKLGADKVQWNPTSVQQRIGFLGEPTTLGFILGIILGVAGNYMRLDELKAWGEIMMVGVSTAAIMAIFPKIAGVFASAFTSITDASKKSAKSSGKDRQWYLAINDAAGYGEPATLISGLLMIPIILVLAIFLPGNETLPMVDLIAIPYIIQPIVAISRGNIFKTLISGLILLVMNLYLITAVAPIFTNVAQSVGVSIPPGALMIASFVVLGNYFLGTLFLIFLTQNPLWIGLSILVYVILFFIIKKHKETIINYMEHEPAILKNEGDSGYSHS
- a CDS encoding PTS sugar transporter subunit IIB, which produces MKRLKIISVCGSGTVTSSMVANNVKDLLEDNGISATTVEVNPGGVDQLVNSGTYDLIVHTSPLLHTYEIPTINAVGFLTGMAEEEFIEELLKTAKELVK
- the arsA gene encoding arsenical pump-driving ATPase is translated as MQGYHPSRLELTKYFFFTGKGGVGKTSAACATAVNLADSGKQVMLISTDPASNLQDVFGVELDNKGTNIPEVPNLTVVNLDPVQAAQEYKEKVIGPYKGILPDAVIANMEEQLSGSCTVEIAAFNEFSHFLTDTTIKDRYEHIIFDTAPTGHTLRMLQLPSAWSNFISENTHGASCLGQLSGLESNKDMYKHAVTTLANPELTTVMLVSKPEKTPLLEAKRAAEELKELGVANQSLILNGVLELDTTTDETALQLCHKQQQALQQIPEYLLTLPAYYIPLRAYNVYGISHIRAMLTEKYLGEQPVTNPLAPVHSLKQLVDELYTGQKKVIFTMGKGGVGKSTLAAAIALGLVEKGAKVHLTTTDPAHHLQFLLTDSPLLQVSHIDEQAELAKYKEEVLAKAREALGNADLAYIEEDLRSPCTQEIAVFRAFAEIVEQADNQVVVIDTAPTGHTLLLLDATQSYHKEIEKSQGDIPASVKKLLPRLRNAAETEVVIVTLPEATPVHEAARLSEDLKRAGIPSAWWIVNSSFYLTATQSPLLKAKAQSEVEWINQVTALSQGHTVVIPWYDNELQQQELVELVRQ
- a CDS encoding 2-hydroxyacid dehydrogenase is translated as MKAVVIGDALVKSETLTDAVGQMNLGKLTEIKKIEWYSDLTKDQFQEHILQIERYGPEKVEIPQGILEALQDADYLFAHYAPISASMIKSAPKLKMIGTCRGGVENVNLSAVRERRLPFLHVIRNAEPVADFTLGLMFAETRNIARAHLAIKSGQWRKNFSNDPYKTTLANMTVGIIGAGYIGRLVIKRLNALGVKVMVYDPYVDPAIFERDQLKVELRSIEEVFKNADIVSLHMRVTEETKNLISKDLIQLMRPGAYIINTARADILVKDDLVAALQNRKIAGAALDVSWIEPIPEGDPLLSLDNLTMTTHIAGDTVDAIPRAPYLLKDVVNAYLEKGYSDMLIR
- a CDS encoding arsenate reductase ArsC, whose protein sequence is MKRVAFICVHNSCRSQMAEAFGRILGLGVMEAYSAGTETRPAINQDAVRIMKEIGVDMELLQKPKLLEDIPAVDIVVTMGCNVSCPLLPCQHREDWGLDDPSGKSDEEFRVVRNLIQAKMKDLLRRLESGAV
- a CDS encoding ArsR/SmtB family transcription factor, coding for MKHVDVLKALADENRLAILCFLQSGQKCVCEVEQVLAISQSATSKHLARLRLAGLIEAEKKAQWVHYRISPSLFVEYPFVKELLAEVSPNYAFDMSNLKKMNCDQ
- a CDS encoding L-fuculose-phosphate aldolase; its protein translation is MLMEKERKLIVEYGKKLINSNLTKGTGGNISMFNRELGYMAISPSGIDYFETQPEDVVITDLDGNTVEGFRKPSSEKDMHRIYYQKSREINAVIHTHSMYSTILATLGWELPAANYYIAITGGKNVRCAKYASFGTWELAENSFQAMQGRKACFLANHGLLTCAADLPGAFVIAEETERMAEIYCRAKTLGEPNLLNDAEVEVMLEKFKSYGQ
- the arsD gene encoding arsenite efflux transporter metallochaperone ArsD, with the protein product MKSIIIYDPAMCCSTGVCGPSVDTELLRVATVIENLKASGADIKRFNLSAQPEEFVKHPVISQYLKDNGPEILPVTLVDGQVVKTKVYPTNEEFSQWTGLDIQTKTKEGGCCCDGGCC